In Clostridia bacterium, a genomic segment contains:
- the nusA gene encoding transcription termination/antitermination protein NusA: MVNKEFFQALDELEREMHISKDVFISSLEAGISSAYKKETGDNRPVMIKLSPDKFKIQVFVYQTIVDEVVDPDKEISLEDAKKVKKTAKVGEILSAEISPKMFTRIAAQTAKQVVVQRLTDAKKEQILEEMNDKEGEILAAIVRRVEGNTVYVEIMSTQMEGIMGQQDQLAGEKYVVGDVIKVYVKRLKVNSYGTQVLVSRSSPGFVRRMFETEVPEIKAGVVQIKKVVREAGNRCKIAVYSEDPDVDAVGACIGPKGTRIGAIVKELNGERIDVIPWSSNPLEFIAAAISPAKAAFVQVNSEAYSASVYVNEDMLSLAIGREGQNARLAAKLTDWKIDIKPYSSMGGIFEE, translated from the coding sequence ATGGTAAACAAAGAATTTTTCCAGGCTCTCGACGAGTTGGAACGCGAGATGCACATCAGTAAGGACGTATTCATTTCTTCCTTGGAAGCGGGTATCAGTTCGGCTTATAAGAAAGAGACGGGCGACAATCGCCCCGTCATGATCAAGCTGTCGCCCGACAAGTTCAAGATCCAGGTGTTCGTCTATCAGACCATCGTGGACGAAGTGGTCGATCCCGACAAGGAGATCAGCCTCGAAGACGCCAAGAAAGTGAAAAAGACCGCCAAGGTCGGCGAGATTCTCTCGGCCGAGATCAGCCCCAAGATGTTTACGCGTATCGCCGCGCAAACGGCCAAGCAAGTGGTCGTGCAACGCCTGACCGACGCCAAGAAAGAGCAGATTTTGGAAGAGATGAACGACAAAGAGGGCGAGATATTGGCCGCCATCGTCAGACGCGTGGAAGGCAATACCGTGTATGTCGAGATTATGTCCACCCAAATGGAAGGCATCATGGGTCAGCAGGATCAGCTGGCGGGCGAGAAGTACGTGGTGGGCGACGTCATCAAGGTGTACGTCAAGCGCCTCAAGGTCAACAGCTACGGCACGCAGGTGTTGGTGTCCCGTTCCTCCCCCGGTTTCGTGCGCCGTATGTTCGAGACCGAAGTGCCCGAGATCAAGGCGGGCGTCGTGCAGATCAAGAAGGTCGTGCGCGAGGCGGGCAATCGTTGCAAGATCGCCGTGTATTCGGAGGATCCCGACGTGGACGCCGTGGGCGCTTGCATCGGTCCCAAAGGCACGCGTATCGGCGCCATCGTCAAGGAACTCAACGGCGAGCGTATCGACGTCATTCCTTGGAGCAGCAATCCCTTGGAGTTCATCGCGGCGGCCATCAGCCCCGCCAAAGCCGCCTTCGTGCAGGTCAACAGCGAGGCCTATTCGGCGTCGGTGTACGTCAACGAGGATATGCTGAGTTTGGCCATCGGCCGCGAGGGACAGAACGCGAGATTGGCCGCCAAGCTGACCGATTGGAAGATCGACATCAAGCCCTATAGCTCGATGGGCGGCATCTTCGAGGAGTAG
- a CDS encoding ribosome maturation factor RimP yields MAVKDDVFALLEGTVADLGYELIEVTYQKSYGNMTLTLFIDCDKEGGVGLDDCEKVSRAVDPILDEADPTKGQAYHLNVSSPGLDRPVKTERDFRKKQGTEVEVGLYAPQNGSKKIVGILTAWDDDTVTITVKGKEIKINKKDVAVIKPVIVF; encoded by the coding sequence ATGGCTGTTAAAGACGACGTGTTCGCATTGCTCGAAGGCACCGTGGCCGATTTGGGCTACGAACTTATCGAGGTGACCTATCAAAAATCGTACGGCAACATGACCTTGACTTTGTTCATCGACTGCGACAAAGAGGGGGGCGTTGGGCTGGACGACTGCGAGAAAGTGAGCCGCGCCGTGGATCCCATATTGGACGAGGCGGACCCCACCAAGGGGCAAGCCTATCACCTCAACGTGTCCTCGCCGGGGCTGGACAGGCCCGTCAAGACCGAGCGCGACTTCCGCAAGAAGCAGGGCACCGAGGTCGAGGTTGGATTGTACGCGCCCCAAAACGGCAGCAAGAAGATAGTGGGTATCCTGACTGCCTGGGACGACGATACCGTTACGATTACCGTCAAAGGTAAAGAGATAAAAATCAACAAAAAGGACGTCGCGGTCATCAAGCCCGTGATCGTATTTTAG
- a CDS encoding SPOR domain-containing protein — MEKDYTTYADFKAGLAEQRSAEHVVEDMRSRPESPKKESRTPAARPQRKPHRRRGALRSAVFLVLVIVLLFSLALLCADFLLPTGVTGYVTETFAPAPAAVYAVSAGAFDALGEARALSDNVRRKGGAGFIAYDGRYHVLLSAYHDRDQAQAVADKHGYTVYPILTEGMSTADFPLAYRAKVKPLVGYHVDLYRTLYDLSDGLAQKGTTVAYCRERVRAALTALQEKAEPFLSSAEKATDAATLNYRSGVLAAQAALNNLIDQSTDADFLTDLRWTYIMVLRINRI, encoded by the coding sequence ATGGAAAAAGACTATACCACCTACGCCGATTTCAAGGCGGGACTTGCCGAGCAACGTTCCGCCGAACACGTCGTCGAAGATATGCGTTCGCGCCCCGAATCCCCCAAGAAAGAATCACGAACGCCCGCCGCGCGCCCCCAACGCAAACCCCATCGCCGCCGCGGTGCCTTGCGCAGCGCCGTATTCCTCGTGCTGGTGATTGTACTGCTCTTTTCGCTCGCCTTGCTTTGTGCGGATTTTCTCCTGCCCACGGGCGTCACGGGGTACGTCACCGAGACCTTTGCCCCCGCGCCCGCCGCCGTATACGCCGTATCGGCGGGTGCTTTCGACGCCCTTGGCGAAGCGCGCGCTTTGTCCGACAACGTGCGCCGAAAAGGCGGCGCGGGCTTCATCGCCTACGACGGACGATACCACGTACTCTTGTCCGCCTACCACGACCGCGACCAAGCGCAAGCGGTCGCCGACAAACACGGCTATACGGTCTACCCCATTCTCACCGAGGGAATGTCGACCGCCGACTTCCCCCTCGCCTACCGCGCCAAGGTCAAGCCCCTCGTCGGCTATCACGTAGACCTCTACCGCACGCTCTATGACCTCTCGGACGGCCTCGCCCAAAAGGGCACCACCGTAGCCTACTGCCGCGAACGCGTCCGCGCCGCGCTAACGGCCCTGCAAGAGAAAGCCGAGCCTTTCCTCTCGTCTGCCGAAAAGGCCACGGACGCCGCCACCTTGAATTACCGTTCGGGCGTTTTGGCCGCCCAAGCCGCGCTGAACAATCTCATCGACCAATCGACCGACGCGGATTTCCTCACTGACCTCAGATGGACGTATATCATGGTCTTGCGCATCAACCGCATATAA
- a CDS encoding Nif3-like dinuclear metal center hexameric protein → MTVKDVYDLIDAFAPFDSQADFDHSGLQAGDFDAPVTGVVVAVDLTPAVIAECKALGANLIVTHHPAIWSPLAAVVQSDYTGRLIASLIRDDLNYIAAHTNVDKCAGGNSERLVQSLGGEVTGRLDEDEYAVTFRMPPIRLSALRSLVRERLDDVTAYAVGRDDLTTEGALCTGAGASDETVASCVQRGLVYLTGECKHHQLRYAEQNNGHLICFGHFTSEQIFVTIIIEILQKAGVNAYASCQKNPCVIG, encoded by the coding sequence ATGACAGTAAAAGACGTATACGACCTAATAGACGCATTCGCGCCGTTTGACAGCCAAGCCGACTTCGACCACAGCGGGTTGCAGGCGGGCGACTTCGACGCTCCGGTGACGGGCGTGGTGGTCGCGGTGGATCTTACGCCCGCGGTCATTGCCGAGTGCAAGGCGTTGGGGGCCAACCTCATCGTCACCCATCACCCCGCGATATGGTCGCCTTTGGCGGCGGTAGTGCAGTCGGATTACACGGGCAGATTGATTGCCTCTCTTATCCGCGACGACCTCAACTATATTGCCGCGCATACCAACGTGGACAAGTGCGCGGGCGGCAATAGCGAACGCCTCGTCCAATCGTTGGGCGGCGAGGTGACGGGACGGCTGGACGAGGACGAATACGCGGTGACTTTCCGTATGCCGCCCATCCGCTTGTCGGCCTTGCGGTCGCTCGTGCGCGAGCGCTTAGACGACGTTACCGCCTACGCCGTAGGGCGCGACGACCTCACCACCGAGGGCGCGTTGTGCACGGGTGCGGGTGCAAGCGACGAGACCGTCGCTTCGTGCGTACAGCGCGGGCTCGTGTACCTGACGGGGGAGTGCAAACACCATCAGTTGAGGTACGCGGAACAAAATAACGGACACTTAATTTGCTTCGGACACTTTACGAGCGAGCAAATATTTGTTACAATTATTATCGAAATCTTGCAAAAGGCGGGCGTCAATGCCTACGCCTCTTGCCAAAAGAACCCGTGTGTCATCGGGTGA
- a CDS encoding SAM-dependent methyltransferase has translation MKPPKLSKRLQAAVTLVGHTEALADIGCDHGKLCVYCLATGAADKAVGVDISAPSLAKAERLAAEYDLPLQTRVGDGLKPLGTDEVETAVIAGMGGMEIARILATAPFAPPRLVLVPHKNTDAVTRYLSLAGYTVKADFVLLDEGHWYRALAAEGAAARPVGADWQTEIDALSPWENWYVGAQNADNPEYAAYKAERSDKLTRIVRAGNRDERVAAEIEYLNRI, from the coding sequence ATGAAACCGCCCAAACTGTCCAAACGACTGCAAGCGGCGGTGACCCTCGTGGGGCATACCGAGGCTTTGGCCGATATCGGCTGCGACCACGGCAAGTTGTGCGTGTATTGCCTTGCTACGGGCGCGGCGGACAAGGCCGTGGGAGTGGATATATCGGCGCCCTCGTTGGCCAAGGCCGAGCGATTGGCGGCCGAATACGATTTGCCGCTCCAAACGCGCGTGGGCGACGGACTGAAACCCCTTGGTACGGACGAAGTCGAAACGGCGGTCATAGCGGGTATGGGCGGTATGGAAATCGCCCGCATTCTGGCGACGGCCCCCTTCGCGCCCCCGCGATTGGTGCTGGTGCCGCACAAAAACACGGACGCCGTGACGCGCTATTTGTCCCTTGCGGGCTATACGGTCAAGGCGGATTTCGTCCTATTGGACGAAGGGCATTGGTATCGTGCGTTGGCGGCGGAGGGCGCGGCGGCGCGTCCCGTCGGTGCGGATTGGCAGACCGAGATAGACGCGCTGTCCCCATGGGAGAATTGGTACGTAGGTGCGCAAAACGCGGATAATCCCGAATACGCGGCCTACAAAGCCGAGCGATCGGACAAGTTGACGCGCATCGTCCGAGCGGGCAACCGCGACGAAAGAGTGGCCGCCGAAATAGAGTATTTGAATAGGATATGA
- the rpoD gene encoding RNA polymerase sigma factor RpoD, giving the protein MEQEKKELLDAVVERLAQVAETKGFVTEEDILAKMAKIEYTSEDAEYVFNALEEKKIKVSNQPEEEADKPENIERLVTDVNIDDAVKLYLRDIGSYALLTQEEERALAKAMSEGDEDAKRRLSEANLRLVVSIAKKYVGRGMAFLDLIQEGNLGLMKAVDKFDYTKGFKFSTYATWWIKQAITRALADQARTIRLPVHMVETINKTARVSRYLTQQLGRDPTPEEIAAEMGTTPEKIIEIQRTAQDPVSLETPIGEEEDSHLGDFIEDTSASQPSEHAEQSMIKEQLMAVLSTLTPREEKVIRMRYGLDDNRARTLEEVGQEFGVTRERIRQIEAKALRKLRHPKRKDKLKGFLGN; this is encoded by the coding sequence ATGGAACAAGAAAAGAAAGAACTCTTAGACGCGGTAGTGGAACGATTGGCGCAAGTGGCCGAAACCAAAGGTTTCGTGACCGAAGAGGACATTTTGGCGAAGATGGCCAAAATCGAATATACCTCTGAGGACGCCGAATACGTGTTCAACGCGTTGGAAGAGAAAAAGATCAAGGTGAGCAATCAACCCGAAGAAGAAGCGGACAAGCCCGAGAATATCGAACGGCTGGTGACCGACGTCAATATCGACGACGCCGTGAAACTGTACCTAAGGGATATCGGCAGTTACGCCTTGCTGACGCAGGAAGAAGAGCGTGCCCTCGCCAAGGCTATGAGCGAGGGGGACGAGGACGCCAAGCGCCGCTTGTCCGAGGCCAACCTACGGTTGGTGGTGTCCATCGCCAAGAAGTACGTGGGCAGAGGTATGGCTTTCCTCGACCTCATTCAAGAGGGTAACCTGGGTTTGATGAAGGCCGTGGATAAGTTCGACTACACCAAGGGCTTCAAGTTCTCCACCTACGCGACCTGGTGGATCAAGCAGGCCATCACGCGCGCCTTGGCCGACCAAGCGCGTACCATTCGCCTGCCCGTACATATGGTGGAAACCATCAACAAGACCGCCCGCGTGTCGCGCTACCTCACGCAACAGTTGGGCAGAGATCCCACGCCCGAGGAGATCGCCGCCGAGATGGGCACCACGCCCGAGAAGATCATCGAGATACAGCGCACCGCGCAGGATCCCGTGTCCCTCGAGACGCCTATCGGCGAGGAAGAGGACAGCCACTTGGGCGACTTCATCGAGGACACTTCGGCCTCGCAACCTTCCGAGCACGCCGAGCAATCCATGATCAAAGAGCAGTTGATGGCCGTGTTGTCCACCCTGACGCCGCGCGAGGAGAAAGTGATCCGTATGCGCTACGGCTTGGACGACAACCGCGCGCGCACCTTGGAAGAGGTGGGGCAGGAGTTCGGCGTGACGCGTGAGCGTATCCGTCAGATAGAGGCGAAGGCTTTGCGCAAATTGCGCCACCCCAAACGCAAAGACAAACTCAAAGGTTTTTTGGGTAATTGA
- a CDS encoding DNA primase, with product MAYDGESGLTPAFLEELKFKVNIVNLISSSVALTRKGNKWWACCPFHHEVTPSFCVDEARGFFYCFGCHEGGDVISWVMKTDDLSYIDAVKALAASVGMKVPETKFDREKAEKNERLYEMMRLAARHYYNNFTKNPKAQEYMQSRGLRPETLRKFGIGYSVGGQALINELRAADYTLKEMSECSLIGTNMERGDHYDFLANRIIVPIFDAQGRVIAFGGRVLEKKEGVAKYKNSQETVLFHKGSTLYGLNFVKKLRLKKAVDSLIIVEGYMDVIALVEAGFENAVASMGTALTEQQANLMRRMVGKVYISYDGDAAGQNNTMRGLDILKRAGLEVRVVNLPDGLDPDELIRQRGKAAYQKCLDEALPLYEHKIARAGLRFDLTSADGRGAYAKECLRIISDLDAVEQDAYLDLISEKTAVSKDALKKSVTSTAKPKPTVETPTKKDKKVELSPEKAGYYKACRFLLLLMLLRPDYTEEWVAPAYYEAAAHKAIAEYVLDCMVNKAPIMPSNIYQIGVDEEECNAVLTMAMPPDDELPKAFADSKRRVMREYYDVQKKDLLAAYGAAEDEDERKELLQQINAVQKQINNLSKR from the coding sequence ATGGCATACGACGGCGAGTCGGGTTTGACGCCCGCGTTTTTGGAAGAATTAAAGTTCAAGGTCAATATAGTCAACTTGATTTCTTCTTCCGTAGCCCTGACGAGAAAAGGCAATAAATGGTGGGCCTGCTGTCCCTTTCATCACGAAGTGACGCCTTCTTTTTGCGTGGACGAAGCGCGCGGCTTTTTCTATTGCTTCGGCTGTCACGAGGGGGGCGACGTCATCAGTTGGGTGATGAAGACGGACGATTTGAGTTATATCGACGCCGTCAAAGCCCTGGCCGCTTCGGTGGGAATGAAAGTGCCCGAGACCAAGTTCGACCGAGAAAAGGCCGAGAAGAACGAACGGCTCTACGAGATGATGCGTTTGGCCGCACGGCATTACTACAACAATTTCACCAAAAACCCCAAAGCGCAGGAATATATGCAGTCGAGAGGGTTGCGCCCCGAGACCTTGCGCAAGTTCGGCATCGGCTATTCGGTGGGCGGACAAGCCCTCATCAACGAGTTGCGTGCCGCCGACTATACCCTCAAGGAGATGAGCGAGTGTTCGCTCATCGGCACCAATATGGAGCGGGGCGACCATTACGACTTTTTGGCCAACCGCATCATCGTGCCCATTTTCGACGCGCAAGGCAGAGTCATCGCCTTTGGCGGGCGCGTGTTGGAGAAGAAAGAGGGCGTCGCCAAATACAAAAACTCACAGGAGACCGTGCTCTTCCACAAGGGCAGTACTTTGTACGGGCTCAATTTCGTCAAGAAACTCCGTCTCAAAAAGGCGGTGGACAGCCTCATCATCGTAGAGGGGTACATGGACGTCATCGCGTTGGTCGAGGCGGGCTTCGAGAACGCCGTGGCCTCCATGGGGACGGCGCTTACCGAACAGCAAGCCAACTTGATGCGCCGCATGGTCGGCAAGGTGTATATCTCCTACGACGGCGACGCGGCGGGGCAAAACAATACCATGCGCGGTCTTGACATTTTGAAACGCGCGGGGCTCGAAGTGCGGGTGGTCAATCTGCCCGACGGGTTGGACCCCGACGAACTCATACGCCAACGCGGCAAGGCCGCCTACCAAAAGTGTCTGGACGAGGCCTTGCCCTTGTACGAGCACAAAATCGCCCGCGCGGGGCTTCGGTTCGACCTGACCTCGGCGGATGGCAGGGGCGCGTACGCCAAAGAGTGTCTGCGCATCATTTCCGACCTCGACGCGGTGGAGCAGGACGCTTATCTCGATTTGATAAGCGAGAAGACCGCGGTGTCGAAGGACGCTTTGAAGAAGTCGGTCACCTCGACCGCCAAGCCCAAGCCAACGGTCGAAACGCCGACGAAAAAAGACAAAAAGGTGGAATTATCCCCCGAAAAAGCGGGATATTATAAAGCTTGTCGCTTTTTGCTGTTGCTGATGCTCCTTCGTCCCGACTATACGGAAGAGTGGGTGGCGCCCGCCTATTACGAAGCGGCGGCGCACAAAGCCATCGCGGAGTACGTGTTGGACTGCATGGTGAACAAAGCGCCCATCATGCCCAGCAATATCTACCAAATCGGGGTGGACGAAGAGGAGTGCAACGCCGTGTTGACCATGGCTATGCCGCCCGACGACGAATTGCCTAAGGCCTTTGCGGACAGCAAACGGCGCGTGATGCGCGAGTACTACGACGTGCAAAAGAAAGACCTTTTGGCCGCGTACGGCGCCGCAGAAGATGAAGACGAGCGAAAGGAATTGTTACAGCAAATCAACGCTGTGCAAAAACAGATAAATAATCTATCCAAGCGATAG
- a CDS encoding DUF421 domain-containing protein — translation MLIVFVRSIIIYILLLIIMRLMGKRQLSELQPFEFAITLIIAELACIPMAEVQIPLVYGVIPIFTLFVVHLIITKIGSKNLKFNKFMNGKPIVIMTPKGIDMRLLKELDMNVTDLLHALRAAGYFFPSQVAYAILETDGKLSVLPKGYASPLTAQTAGIACEEVAMAYPVICEGVLQQSYMQLAEVTEGQIDALLAQNDLKTEDVMLLSVTGGEEAFLQPKQGDVIITRMPEKTDETDGKDTAEENDGEADKTDGTTGENHGEMGNSRRTCAAQTRSDDAPAPEPKDRKKNKRGCDR, via the coding sequence ATGCTTATCGTTTTCGTGCGTTCCATCATCATCTATATCTTGCTTTTGATTATCATGCGCCTGATGGGCAAGCGGCAACTCAGCGAATTGCAGCCTTTCGAGTTCGCCATCACCCTCATCATCGCCGAATTGGCGTGCATTCCCATGGCCGAGGTGCAGATTCCCTTGGTGTACGGCGTCATACCCATCTTCACCTTGTTCGTCGTCCACCTTATCATCACCAAGATCGGCAGTAAAAACCTGAAGTTCAACAAGTTTATGAACGGCAAACCCATCGTCATTATGACGCCCAAAGGTATCGATATGCGCCTTCTCAAAGAGTTGGATATGAACGTGACCGACCTACTGCACGCATTGCGGGCGGCGGGTTACTTCTTCCCCAGCCAAGTGGCCTACGCCATACTCGAAACGGACGGCAAATTGAGCGTCTTACCCAAAGGGTACGCCTCCCCCTTGACGGCGCAGACGGCCGGGATAGCGTGCGAAGAGGTGGCGATGGCGTACCCCGTGATATGCGAGGGGGTATTGCAACAGAGTTATATGCAGTTGGCCGAGGTCACCGAGGGGCAAATCGACGCCTTACTCGCCCAAAACGACCTCAAAACCGAGGACGTGATGCTCCTATCGGTGACGGGCGGCGAAGAAGCTTTCCTGCAACCCAAGCAAGGGGACGTCATCATCACCCGAATGCCCGAAAAGACGGACGAAACGGACGGCAAGGACACGGCGGAAGAAAACGATGGCGAGGCGGACAAAACCGACGGCACAACGGGCGAAAACCATGGCGAGATGGGAAATAGCCGACGCACCTGCGCGGCGCAAACGCGCTCGGACGACGCGCCCGCACCCGAGCCAAAGGATAGAAAGAAAAACAAACGGGGGTGCGACCGATGA
- a CDS encoding DUF4363 family protein, producing MKRTVFAVVIIVVMLSAGVAEQIYLHRLFADLHDQAEEISLLVAADDLPQALERTAELQNWWECRKHFLEAVVSHNETKEVTLRIAELRGYIAIDDRKSAYATVAILIETSTNLPHLLGFSWDTIC from the coding sequence ATGAAGCGCACCGTATTCGCCGTCGTTATCATCGTCGTCATGCTGTCGGCGGGCGTGGCCGAGCAAATCTATCTGCACCGCCTGTTCGCCGACCTACACGACCAAGCCGAAGAAATATCCCTGTTGGTCGCCGCGGACGACCTGCCCCAAGCCCTCGAGCGGACGGCAGAATTGCAGAATTGGTGGGAGTGCCGCAAGCATTTCCTCGAGGCGGTGGTATCGCACAACGAGACTAAAGAGGTCACCCTGCGCATCGCCGAACTGCGCGGCTATATCGCCATAGACGACCGCAAGAGCGCCTACGCCACCGTGGCCATTCTAATCGAAACGTCCACCAATCTCCCCCACCTATTGGGTTTCTCGTGGGACACGATCTGTTAG
- a CDS encoding threonylcarbamoyl-AMP synthase, which translates to METIVGDKRYLAEAARLIREGELVAFPTETVYGLGADAFNQRAVERIFVCKGRPQDNPLIVHLSDFAALPSVVKTVPPLARVLYDRFCPGPLTMIMPKGDALPSVVTAGLGTVGIRFPSHPIARELIALSRPIAAPSANVSKHVSPTTAMHVYDDLAGKIPLILDGGTCAVGIESTIVDLTQEVPTILRPGAVTKEMLAEVTLVATHSGEVKVALAPGMKYMHYSPRCDCTMCAPSAIAEVYRDALQKGVRAVVLAQQSTLDNLPFPVQSRSLGDSPTMIMHELYAALREAETQYQLIILEQFEETGVLYSVMNRAKKSVNVR; encoded by the coding sequence ATGGAAACCATCGTAGGAGACAAGCGATATCTTGCGGAAGCGGCACGGCTCATTCGGGAGGGCGAGTTGGTCGCCTTTCCCACCGAAACGGTTTACGGCCTCGGCGCGGACGCCTTCAATCAACGGGCGGTCGAGCGCATTTTCGTATGCAAAGGCAGACCGCAGGACAATCCCCTCATCGTGCACCTATCCGATTTCGCAGCGCTCCCCTCGGTCGTCAAAACCGTGCCCCCGTTGGCACGCGTTCTCTACGACCGATTTTGTCCGGGGCCTTTGACGATGATCATGCCCAAGGGCGACGCCTTACCCTCGGTCGTCACGGCGGGGCTCGGCACCGTGGGCATACGCTTTCCGTCGCACCCCATCGCGCGCGAACTCATCGCCTTGTCGCGCCCCATCGCCGCCCCGTCGGCCAACGTCAGCAAGCACGTCAGTCCCACTACGGCCATGCACGTCTACGACGATTTGGCGGGCAAGATACCCCTCATTCTGGACGGCGGCACCTGCGCGGTGGGCATAGAGAGCACAATCGTAGACCTAACCCAAGAGGTTCCCACCATTCTCAGACCGGGCGCGGTCACCAAAGAAATGCTCGCCGAGGTCACCTTGGTCGCCACCCATTCGGGCGAAGTCAAAGTGGCGCTTGCGCCGGGTATGAAGTATATGCACTACTCTCCCCGCTGCGACTGCACCATGTGCGCTCCGTCCGCCATCGCCGAGGTCTATCGCGACGCGCTCCAAAAGGGCGTCCGCGCCGTCGTGCTGGCACAGCAAAGCACCCTCGACAACCTACCTTTTCCCGTGCAATCCCGCTCTTTGGGCGACAGTCCCACGATGATCATGCACGAGTTGTACGCCGCTTTGCGCGAGGCCGAAACGCAATATCAACTGATTATTCTCGAGCAATTCGAGGAGACGGGCGTGCTCTACTCGGTGATGAATCGCGCCAAAAAATCCGTCAACGTCCGCTGA
- a CDS encoding sigma-70 family RNA polymerase sigma factor, whose amino-acid sequence MKNDWDDYKSYYKSCYRYMRSAEEQNALLREYKRSGDMAARDAFLSAQLCWLASTVRSVFGLCPMILDLVQEGAFYLTKILEKYDVDNLSHASFRTYARVIVLRHLTKKLDGMKDGMAVKINVRRQSTFVRLAYRSLIADGMSEWEALEETTKRFYQKFSKRDYPSMPPYKKEKAQDKVRNLLALGNVSASLDKPVNAEEPDGETFGDSVSDEDANPEDIVADEETLRLIYEAIESDLLSDRERYILEHYVGLGDADRMTITEIAYQVGVSRQRVSAILVEIRGKLRKALGLEVA is encoded by the coding sequence ATGAAAAACGATTGGGATGACTATAAGAGTTATTACAAATCTTGCTACCGCTATATGCGGTCGGCGGAAGAACAGAACGCGTTGCTTCGCGAATACAAACGAAGCGGCGACATGGCGGCTCGCGACGCATTCTTGTCCGCACAACTGTGTTGGTTGGCGTCCACGGTGCGTTCGGTGTTCGGCCTGTGTCCCATGATCTTGGACTTGGTGCAGGAGGGTGCCTTCTACTTGACCAAAATCTTGGAGAAGTACGACGTGGACAATCTCAGTCACGCTTCTTTCCGCACCTATGCGCGCGTCATCGTTCTGCGCCACCTGACCAAAAAATTGGACGGTATGAAGGACGGTATGGCCGTCAAAATCAACGTGCGTCGTCAATCCACCTTCGTTCGTTTGGCCTATCGTTCGTTGATCGCCGACGGCATGAGCGAGTGGGAAGCGCTCGAGGAAACGACCAAACGCTTCTATCAAAAGTTCAGCAAGCGCGACTACCCCTCTATGCCCCCCTACAAAAAGGAAAAAGCGCAAGACAAGGTGCGCAACCTCTTGGCGCTCGGCAACGTGTCCGCGTCTTTGGACAAGCCCGTCAACGCCGAAGAGCCTGACGGGGAGACCTTCGGCGACTCGGTGTCCGACGAAGACGCCAATCCCGAGGATATCGTCGCGGACGAAGAGACCCTGCGCCTCATCTACGAGGCCATCGAGAGCGACCTGTTGTCCGACCGCGAACGCTACATTCTCGAGCATTACGTCGGTTTGGGCGACGCCGACCGCATGACCATCACCGAGATCGCCTATCAAGTGGGCGTCAGCCGTCAACGCGTATCCGCCATTTTGGTCGAAATTCGCGGCAAATTGCGTAAAGCGTTGGGGTTGGAAGTCGCGTAG